A region from the Benincasa hispida cultivar B227 chromosome 12, ASM972705v1, whole genome shotgun sequence genome encodes:
- the LOC120067926 gene encoding proton pump-interactor BIP131-like isoform X2 → MEEGEFNSREKNMVGEGSEVAGDEEIIDCSDDEHQMFDEMPVRVRHFYFVKVLPLENPNLDAMIKKAEEMIDKMNRDQVLLAPKIREKMMDRDTLRSKLSWVKNYDYYGLTLKWQKERLDILHLSLDKLTFANNAYKGKPVNSCLSSGEVDKQKLSFLMLHGCKNMADERKLLREVNACQGKDGGMTLEELHAPIQRLRQQLSIKYVGRTETDEDARKQAILKDIKQHEVNREKAIANAVVKGKLWNSLVSKESLKEEILKNSSYELRERQRKVNAEIRKVNVELEKVEKDIRSLQKLFTDANRKKDGAYNTILRLKKQYGEENASYYQYRSLMKKVESLAQKKDIAAIQELSQIQVEQFMKQWNDNLDFRNDYKKRVVPSLKNQHLGFDGRMITNQKPAVEDTRKVIKPEALSKSRLKWLMKDLEDPSELLS, encoded by the exons ATGGAAGAAGGTGAATTCAATTCTAGAGAGAAGAATATGGTGGGGGAAGGATCAGAAGTAGCTGGTGATGAGGAGATAATAGATTGTTCTGATGATGAACATCAAATGTTCGATGAAATGCCTGTTCGAGTTCgacatttttattttgtcaAGGTTTTGCCACTTGAGAACCCAAATTTAGATGCCATGATCAAGAAGGCTGAAGAGATGATAGACAAAATGAATCGAGACCAAGTTCTGCTGGCCCCGAAGATAAGGGAAAAGATG ATGGATCGTGACACGTTGCGCTCAAAATTGAGCTGGGTGAAGAACTATGATTATTATGGACTCACCCTGAAATGGCAAAAAGAGAGATTGGACATCCTGCATCTATCACTAGACAAACTAACTTTCGCAAACAACGCATATAAAGGGAAGCCGGTTAACTCGTGCTTGTCGTCAGGGGAAGTTGATAAGCAA AAACTGTCTTTCTTGATGCTTCATGGCTGTAAAAACATGGCTGATGAGAGAAAGCTATTAAGGGAAGTCAATGCATGCCAAGGGAAGGATGGTGGCATGACATTGGAAGAACTCCATGCTCCT ATTCAGCGCTTGCGACAACAATTGTCCATTAAATACGTGGGGCGTACAGAAACCGATGAAGATGCTCGTAAACAAGCCATTCTCAAAGACATAAAACAACATGAAGTTAATAGGGAGAAAGCCATTGCTAATGCTGTAGTGAAAGGAAAATTGTGGAACTCTCTAGTCTCAAAAGAGTCCCTTAAAGAAGAA ATACTCAAAAACAGTTCATACGAACTAAGGGAAAGACAGAGAAAAGTAAATGCCGAAATTAGGAAGGTAAATGTAGAACTTGAGAAGGTAGAAAAAGATATACGTTCTCTACAAAAGCTCTTCACAGATGCAAATCGCAAAAAAGATGGAGCATACAACACCATTCTTAGACTGAAGAAGCAGTATGGGGAGGAG AATGCTTCCTACTACCAATACCGTTCCCTCATGAAGAAAGTCGAATCACTTGCTCAGAAGAAAGACATTGCAGCAATTCAAGAATTATCTCAAATACAG GTTGAACAGTTTATGAAGCAGTGGAATGATAACCTGGATTTCAGAAACGATTACAAAAAGAGAGTCGTCCCGTCCTTAAAAAACCAACATCTTGGTTTCGATGGGAGGATGATCACCAACCAGAAGCCAGCAGTTGAGGACACTCGAAAAGTTATTAAACCAGAGGCACTTTCTAAATCTAGATTGAAATGGTTGATGAAAGATCTTGAGGATCCCTCAGAACTTCTTTCTTGA
- the LOC120067926 gene encoding proton pump-interactor BIP131-like isoform X1, protein MIPYNPIKATIFSQSQHQFETPIVLILRKSAMEEGEFNSREKNMVGEGSEVAGDEEIIDCSDDEHQMFDEMPVRVRHFYFVKVLPLENPNLDAMIKKAEEMIDKMNRDQVLLAPKIREKMMDRDTLRSKLSWVKNYDYYGLTLKWQKERLDILHLSLDKLTFANNAYKGKPVNSCLSSGEVDKQKLSFLMLHGCKNMADERKLLREVNACQGKDGGMTLEELHAPIQRLRQQLSIKYVGRTETDEDARKQAILKDIKQHEVNREKAIANAVVKGKLWNSLVSKESLKEEILKNSSYELRERQRKVNAEIRKVNVELEKVEKDIRSLQKLFTDANRKKDGAYNTILRLKKQYGEENASYYQYRSLMKKVESLAQKKDIAAIQELSQIQVEQFMKQWNDNLDFRNDYKKRVVPSLKNQHLGFDGRMITNQKPAVEDTRKVIKPEALSKSRLKWLMKDLEDPSELLS, encoded by the exons ATGATTCCATATAATCCGATCAAAGCTACCATCTTCTCCCAATCACAGCACCAATTTGAAACACCcattgttttgattttgag GAAAAGCGCCATGGAAGAAGGTGAATTCAATTCTAGAGAGAAGAATATGGTGGGGGAAGGATCAGAAGTAGCTGGTGATGAGGAGATAATAGATTGTTCTGATGATGAACATCAAATGTTCGATGAAATGCCTGTTCGAGTTCgacatttttattttgtcaAGGTTTTGCCACTTGAGAACCCAAATTTAGATGCCATGATCAAGAAGGCTGAAGAGATGATAGACAAAATGAATCGAGACCAAGTTCTGCTGGCCCCGAAGATAAGGGAAAAGATG ATGGATCGTGACACGTTGCGCTCAAAATTGAGCTGGGTGAAGAACTATGATTATTATGGACTCACCCTGAAATGGCAAAAAGAGAGATTGGACATCCTGCATCTATCACTAGACAAACTAACTTTCGCAAACAACGCATATAAAGGGAAGCCGGTTAACTCGTGCTTGTCGTCAGGGGAAGTTGATAAGCAA AAACTGTCTTTCTTGATGCTTCATGGCTGTAAAAACATGGCTGATGAGAGAAAGCTATTAAGGGAAGTCAATGCATGCCAAGGGAAGGATGGTGGCATGACATTGGAAGAACTCCATGCTCCT ATTCAGCGCTTGCGACAACAATTGTCCATTAAATACGTGGGGCGTACAGAAACCGATGAAGATGCTCGTAAACAAGCCATTCTCAAAGACATAAAACAACATGAAGTTAATAGGGAGAAAGCCATTGCTAATGCTGTAGTGAAAGGAAAATTGTGGAACTCTCTAGTCTCAAAAGAGTCCCTTAAAGAAGAA ATACTCAAAAACAGTTCATACGAACTAAGGGAAAGACAGAGAAAAGTAAATGCCGAAATTAGGAAGGTAAATGTAGAACTTGAGAAGGTAGAAAAAGATATACGTTCTCTACAAAAGCTCTTCACAGATGCAAATCGCAAAAAAGATGGAGCATACAACACCATTCTTAGACTGAAGAAGCAGTATGGGGAGGAG AATGCTTCCTACTACCAATACCGTTCCCTCATGAAGAAAGTCGAATCACTTGCTCAGAAGAAAGACATTGCAGCAATTCAAGAATTATCTCAAATACAG GTTGAACAGTTTATGAAGCAGTGGAATGATAACCTGGATTTCAGAAACGATTACAAAAAGAGAGTCGTCCCGTCCTTAAAAAACCAACATCTTGGTTTCGATGGGAGGATGATCACCAACCAGAAGCCAGCAGTTGAGGACACTCGAAAAGTTATTAAACCAGAGGCACTTTCTAAATCTAGATTGAAATGGTTGATGAAAGATCTTGAGGATCCCTCAGAACTTCTTTCTTGA